The following proteins are encoded in a genomic region of Odontesthes bonariensis isolate fOdoBon6 chromosome 19, fOdoBon6.hap1, whole genome shotgun sequence:
- the LOC142369477 gene encoding cell adhesion molecule CEACAM20-like yields the protein METSVQQLLFLTSLLSCTAGLTVSPSSSQLFEGDSVSLSCEEDHSSAGWTLRRNTSRGTRTQCGSGWGKAAGSSCNISFIFTRDSGVYWCEPREGAASNSISLTVSGGSVILQSPVLPVMEGGDVTLSCRTKTPPSNPPAAFYKDGSLIRTEPTGHMTLHHVTSSDEGLYRCNISGHGESPPSWISVTGEGYSGESL from the exons ATGGAAACAAGtgttcagcagctgctct TTCTGACGTCACTGCTGAGCTGCACTGCTGGTCTGACTGTGAGTCCCAGCAGCTCTCAGCTGTTTGAAGGAGACTCTGTGTCTCTGAGCTGTGAGGAGGACCACAGCTCTGCTGGATGGACTCTGAGGAGGAACACAAGCAGAGGAACCAGGACTCAGTGTGGATCAGGATGGGGCAAAGCAGCCGGTTCCTCCTGTAACATCAGCTTTATCTTCACAAGGGacagtggagtttactggtgtgagcccagagagggagcagccagtaacagcatcagcctcactGTCTCTG gTGGATCAGTGATCCTGCAGAGTCCTGTCCTCCCTGTGATGGAGGGAGGTGACGTCACTCTGAGCTGTCGAACAAAGACCCCTCCCTCCAACCCCCCAGCTGCTTTCTATAAAGATGGCTCCCTCATCAGGACTGAGCCTACAGGTCACATGACCCTCCACCATGTTACCAGCTCTGATGAAGGCCTCTACAGGTGTAACATCAGCGGTCATGGAGAGTCTCCACCCAGCTGGATCTctgtcacaggtgagggttactCAGGTGAGTCTCTGTGA